The genomic window TTTGACGCCGTCCGCAATGGCCGCCAGCGTTGCCGGCTTACCTGATTTTACTGAGCTGGTCGAAAAAACAGGCCCGGCCGTAGTGAATATTCGCACCACCGAAAAAGTCATGCAAGGGCAAGCCATGCCGGGCATGGAAGACGAGCAGATGCAGGAGTTTTTCCGGCGATTCTTTGGCGCGCCTATGCCTAAACAGGCACCGGCACCAAAAAACCGCAAAGCACCGCAACAGCAAGAAGAGGAAGTGCCACGGGGAGTTGGTTCTGGTTTCATTATTTCGCAAGATGGCTATGTGTTGACCAACACCCATGTGGTGGATGGCGCCTCTGAGGTCTACGTTAAATTGACCGATAAACGCGAATTTAAGGCCAAGGTCATCGGTGCCGATAAGCGTACCGACGTTGCCGTATTAAAGATAGAAGGCGGTAAATTGCCGCGTCTAAATATCGGTGATTCTGAAAAAATTAAGGCTGGCGAGTGGGTCATTGCCATCGGTTCACCATTTGATTTAGATAATACTGTCACTGCCGGTATCGTTTCTGCTAAGGCACGTGACACTGGTGATTATTTGCCGCTGATACAAACAGACGTGGCGGTCAATCCAGGTAATTCCGGCGGTCCTTTGATTAATATGCGCGGTGAAGTGATAGGGATTAACTCGCAAATTTATAGTCGCTCTGGTGGTTATATGGGGATTTCGTTTGCGATTCCTATCGATGAAGCGATGCGCGTGGTCGAGCAACTGAAGTCTTCTGGCAAGGTGACGCGTGGGCGTATCGGCGTGCAAATCGGCGAGGTTTCTAAAGACGTCGCTGAGTCTATCGGTCTGCCTAAGGCACAAGGTGCCTTGGTATCACGGGTAGAGTCCGGTGGTCCTGCCGAAAAAGCTGGCTTGCAAGACGGCGACGTGATCTTGAAATTTAATGGCGTCGCAGTCGAAAAATCGAGTGATTTACCGAGAATGGTCGGTGTGACTAAGCCCGGTAGTAAGGCCGTCGTTTCGGTCTGGCGTAAGGGCGCGGCGCGCGAAGTGACGGTCACTATCGCCGAAGTCGAAGCAGATAAATCGGCGCAGAAAGCAGATAAAAAATCCAAGAAAGAGCAAGCCTCCAATGTTCTGGGTATTTATGTTTCAGACTTGAGCGATGCGCAAAGAAAAGAAGTGCCAGGCGGGCAAGGCGTGGTGATAGACACGGTTGATGGTGCCGCGGCACAGGTGGGGTTGCGTGCGGGTGACATCATCTTGACGATGAATAATGCCGACGTTAAAGATGCCAAGCAGTTTGCCGCTATGCTGGCCAAGCTCGACCCTAAGAAGGCGGCAGTGTTGTTAGTACGGCGCGGTGATGCAACGCAATTTGTGCCGATACGTCCACAGGCACAGTAAAGATTTGCCTCGTAGAGAAAAAGCTGCCCGCCAAAAATGCGGGCAGCTTTTTTTATTCTGGGAAAGTCTAGGCAGGATTTATAATGTCGCCTTACTGGCGCGCCTGTAAATCCGTGTTTTAGGCATACTGCGGTAGGGTATATTTGCAATGCGCACGATCTATATGCGCAAAGTCATGGTTTTATTTTATTTTTAGGGGAGTATCCCCATTTATGTTTTTTTGGGGCGAGGTATTTTTAGGATGAACCAGTTCACACTTTATTCGCGCAGTTATTGCCATCTGTGCGATGACATGCTGCAGCAATTGCTGCCTTACCAGGCGCAGTATGCCTTTGAGATTAAAGTCATCGATCTCGATACCGAGGCGAGCCCAGAATTGTTGGCGATCTACGATGAATTGGTGCCGGTCTTGCTGGGCCAAAAAGAGGGTGCCGAGCCGCAACAAATCTGCCACTATTTTTTAGATGCAGTAAAACTGAAAGCTTTTTTTGATGAGTAATTTGAATGCGAATTTTGGTGAGTAAGCACGATGACTAAGACTGAATTAGTTTTTTCTATGGATGCTTACGCCGGCGAGTTGATCTGCGGCGTGGATGAAGCCGGACGTGGCCCCTTGGCGGGGCCGGTGATGGCGGCAGCGGTGATCCTCGATCCTGCGCATCCTATCGCTGGTTTGCGCGACTCTAAAAAATTGTCCGAAGCCAAGCGTGATCTGCTTGCGATAGAAATCAAAAAATATGCTTTGGCGTGGGCCGTGGCCGAATGTTCAGAGCAAGAAATCGATGAGATTAATATCTTGCAAGCGAGTCTGCTGGCC from Undibacterium parvum includes these protein-coding regions:
- a CDS encoding DegQ family serine endoprotease; the encoded protein is MKKSQFFVNAKSVSTLFSTLLTTAVLSASMVVLAPGVLGLTPSAMAASVAGLPDFTELVEKTGPAVVNIRTTEKVMQGQAMPGMEDEQMQEFFRRFFGAPMPKQAPAPKNRKAPQQQEEEVPRGVGSGFIISQDGYVLTNTHVVDGASEVYVKLTDKREFKAKVIGADKRTDVAVLKIEGGKLPRLNIGDSEKIKAGEWVIAIGSPFDLDNTVTAGIVSAKARDTGDYLPLIQTDVAVNPGNSGGPLINMRGEVIGINSQIYSRSGGYMGISFAIPIDEAMRVVEQLKSSGKVTRGRIGVQIGEVSKDVAESIGLPKAQGALVSRVESGGPAEKAGLQDGDVILKFNGVAVEKSSDLPRMVGVTKPGSKAVVSVWRKGAAREVTVTIAEVEADKSAQKADKKSKKEQASNVLGIYVSDLSDAQRKEVPGGQGVVIDTVDGAAAQVGLRAGDIILTMNNADVKDAKQFAAMLAKLDPKKAAVLLVRRGDATQFVPIRPQAQ
- a CDS encoding glutaredoxin family protein, which translates into the protein MNQFTLYSRSYCHLCDDMLQQLLPYQAQYAFEIKVIDLDTEASPELLAIYDELVPVLLGQKEGAEPQQICHYFLDAVKLKAFFDE